The following DNA comes from Streptomyces sp. NBC_00690.
TTCTCCCTGTCCAACCGCCCCGCGCGGGGTATGCGCTCGGGCGGCCACGAAGTGTTGTGGGGACCTGCCCCCGAAGAAGTCAACACGACCAGAGGACCGCTTGGCATCGGCCGTGCCCGCGGTCCCCGAACATGGCTACTTGTCGCCGTCGGCCTTGTTGTCTTTGGTCACCTCGGTGTCAGCGTCGGCGGCTGCGGGCTCGTCCGACTTGGGCTTCTTGCCCAGCTCGATCTTGGTGACATCGGTGTCAGCCGCGTTCGTCGTGTCCGACTCGGTGCCCTCGGTGAGCGAGGAGGCGTCATCGGGCACGATCGTGGTCTGCTCGGCGGGGTCGTCGCCGTGGACGATGCGGTTGTACTCCTCGTCGTCGAGGACGGCACCGATGGAGTTCTTCGCGTAGACGGCGTGGACGCCGGGGGCGACCTCAAGGAGCACGGTGTCCTCGTGAAGCTCCTTGACAGTGGCGTACATGCCTCCGATCGTGCGGACTCCTGTGCCTGGCTGCATCGAGTCGCGCATCTGCGCGGCCTGCTGCTGCTTCTTCTTGGCGGAGCGGGTCATCAGGAACATGGCCCCGATGAGCACGATGAAGGGGAGGAAGGTCAGGAGATTCACGGGAAGAAACTTCCTTCAAACGACCGCGTCGGTGAGGCGGCCTATCTACGGGGGTGGGTACGCCGACCTGGAAGGGGCGGCATCGGCGGAGTCTAAGCGAGTCCGCATCATTGGAACAACGCCCAGCATCGCACTGTGGTTCCTCCCGCGAAGAGTCTCCGCGCCGTCACGCCCCGAACAACCCTTGTTGTCCGCTTGCGCCCGGGGGCTGCTGGGGCGGC
Coding sequences within:
- the yajC gene encoding preprotein translocase subunit YajC; protein product: MNLLTFLPFIVLIGAMFLMTRSAKKKQQQAAQMRDSMQPGTGVRTIGGMYATVKELHEDTVLLEVAPGVHAVYAKNSIGAVLDDEEYNRIVHGDDPAEQTTIVPDDASSLTEGTESDTTNAADTDVTKIELGKKPKSDEPAAADADTEVTKDNKADGDK